From endosymbiont of Galathealinum brachiosum, one genomic window encodes:
- a CDS encoding glutamate--cysteine ligase — protein sequence MFKLVESRVKELFAHNKNGLLNGRQIGVEKESLRVSPKGGISQLEHPASLGSALTNPYITTDYSEALLEFITPPSEHIESVLDFLRDSQVYVYKKLQQDEILWATSMPCVVAGESSIPIANFGSSNAGQMKSVYRRGLGHRYGRAMQVIAGVHFNYSLPENFWPIYKEILQENELSLKDFQSEQYFSMVRNLQRYGWLIPYLFGASPAVCKSFLGGAETSLQDFDENTYFEPYATSLRMGDIGYQNNKENESGVKACYRSLDSYVKTLQCAIETPFPEYEKIGIKVNGKYQQLNANLLQIENEYYSTVRPKQIVQGNEKPIIALKKRGVRYVELRSLDVNAFDPLGINETQLRFIEIFMLFCLLTESDQICFSEREEIDQNELLVAHQGRDPMLELNHNATKHKLKDWAKELLDGMQSVGELLDQNKDGTPYQDALQHQLGKVLDPELTPSARMLNEMRETKEGFYHFAKRMSEKHNKYFTKLNLTEERNQFFDDEAIKSLERQKQIEETDDMSFEKYLQTYFSQK from the coding sequence TTGTTTAAACTTGTAGAATCCAGAGTTAAAGAGCTTTTTGCCCATAATAAAAATGGCTTATTAAATGGGCGGCAGATTGGAGTGGAAAAAGAAAGCTTGAGAGTTTCCCCTAAAGGGGGGATTTCCCAGTTAGAGCATCCTGCATCACTTGGCTCAGCCCTGACGAATCCATATATCACTACAGATTATTCAGAGGCATTGTTAGAGTTTATTACCCCTCCGTCAGAGCATATTGAATCCGTTCTTGATTTTTTACGTGATTCACAGGTTTATGTGTATAAAAAATTGCAACAGGATGAAATTCTCTGGGCAACGAGTATGCCGTGTGTTGTTGCAGGTGAAAGCAGTATACCTATTGCTAACTTTGGAAGTTCGAATGCAGGTCAGATGAAAAGTGTTTACAGGCGAGGTCTGGGGCATCGATATGGTCGTGCAATGCAAGTTATTGCGGGTGTGCATTTTAATTACTCTTTGCCAGAAAATTTCTGGCCAATTTATAAAGAAATTCTGCAAGAGAATGAACTTAGTTTAAAGGACTTTCAGTCGGAACAGTATTTTTCTATGGTTAGAAATTTACAACGATATGGTTGGTTAATTCCGTATCTGTTCGGTGCTTCACCAGCCGTTTGTAAATCGTTTCTTGGTGGTGCAGAAACGAGTCTGCAGGATTTTGACGAAAACACATATTTTGAACCTTATGCAACCTCATTACGTATGGGAGATATTGGTTATCAAAATAATAAAGAAAATGAGAGTGGTGTGAAGGCGTGTTATAGAAGCCTGGATTCGTATGTAAAAACGTTACAGTGCGCAATAGAAACGCCGTTTCCAGAGTATGAAAAAATTGGTATTAAAGTTAATGGTAAATATCAGCAATTAAATGCAAATTTATTACAAATAGAAAATGAATATTACAGTACGGTAAGGCCTAAGCAAATTGTGCAGGGGAATGAAAAGCCAATAATTGCACTAAAAAAACGAGGTGTTCGATATGTTGAATTACGATCACTTGATGTTAATGCATTTGATCCATTAGGCATAAATGAAACGCAGTTAAGATTCATAGAAATATTTATGCTGTTTTGTTTGCTTACTGAAAGTGATCAGATATGTTTTAGTGAAAGAGAAGAAATTGATCAGAATGAGTTGCTGGTTGCGCACCAGGGGCGTGATCCTATGCTAGAGTTAAATCATAATGCAACCAAGCATAAGTTAAAAGACTGGGCTAAAGAATTGCTGGATGGCATGCAGTCAGTTGGTGAGTTACTGGATCAGAATAAAGACGGAACGCCTTATCAGGATGCGCTTCAGCACCAGCTTGGAAAAGTTCTGGATCCAGAGTTAACGCCATCTGCGAGAATGCTAAATGAAATGCGTGAAACAAAGGAAGGTTTTTATCATTTTGCAAAAAGAATGTCTGAAAAACATAATAAATATTTTACAAAATTAAACTTAACTGAAGAACGCAATCAGTTTTTTGATGATGAAGCGATTAAATCTTTAGAAAGGCAGAAACAGATCGAGGAGACTGATGATATGAGTTTTGAAAAATATTTACAGACTTACTTTTCTCAGAAATAA